One segment of Desulfonatronum sp. SC1 DNA contains the following:
- a CDS encoding phosphate acyltransferase, whose protein sequence is MTITSLDDLIRSAATADQSPKLAIARSGDAFVLEAAMQAYAAGVVEPVLIGDMDATRRIAEDLGADISDLRGVHLPDDEAAVREAVRMFREGEAALIMKGAVSTSTLLKAVLDKTNGVPPQGILSHVTVFENPHSGKLMLLSDAAVNIRPNLQRKVEILRNALIVARTLGIAAPRAAVLAATEKVNYPAMPSTLDADLIARMGREGTFGDAHVAGPMALDLALSAKAAASKRFHNAVAGQADILITPDIESGNVLYKCLNTLLGLDVAGVVVGSSVPIVVPSRGDSPRSKLLSMALAVYLATRE, encoded by the coding sequence ATGACCATCACTTCCCTCGACGATTTGATCCGCTCGGCGGCCACGGCTGACCAAAGCCCGAAGTTGGCCATTGCCCGTTCCGGAGACGCCTTTGTCCTGGAGGCCGCGATGCAGGCCTATGCCGCCGGGGTGGTGGAGCCCGTGCTCATCGGCGACATGGACGCCACCCGGCGCATTGCCGAGGATCTGGGCGCGGACATCTCGGACTTGCGCGGCGTTCACCTTCCGGACGACGAGGCCGCGGTGCGGGAGGCCGTCCGGATGTTCCGAGAGGGCGAGGCCGCGCTGATCATGAAGGGCGCGGTTTCCACGAGTACGCTGCTCAAGGCCGTGCTGGACAAGACCAACGGCGTTCCGCCCCAAGGTATTCTCAGCCATGTCACGGTGTTTGAGAACCCTCATTCCGGCAAGCTGATGCTGCTCAGCGATGCCGCGGTGAACATCCGCCCCAACTTGCAGCGCAAGGTGGAAATTCTGCGTAACGCCCTGATCGTGGCCCGGACCCTGGGGATTGCGGCCCCGAGGGCGGCGGTTCTCGCGGCCACGGAAAAAGTCAACTACCCGGCCATGCCCTCTACGCTGGACGCGGACCTCATCGCCCGCATGGGCCGGGAAGGCACCTTTGGGGACGCCCACGTGGCCGGTCCCATGGCCCTGGACTTGGCTCTGTCCGCCAAGGCCGCGGCCAGCAAACGCTTTCACAACGCAGTCGCCGGTCAGGCCGATATCCTGATCACCCCGGACATCGAAAGCGGCAACGTGCTCTATAAATGCCTGAACACCCTGCTCGGTCTGGACGTGGCCGGAGTCGTGGTGGGCAGTTCCGTGCCCATCGTCGTTCCCTCCCGCGGCGACTCCCCCCGGTCCAAGCTGCTTTCCATGGCCTTGGCGGTCTACCTGGCAACG
- the ilvN gene encoding acetolactate synthase small subunit, translating to MTQTISALTKNKPGVLADMAQAIRKHNVNIRSISAGETEDPDISRLTIGLDGTDEDVQRITEDMAAMDVIIGMDDLRRKEFVDRELVLVKVAMDPANTTQIMQIFEVFRANVVGMGRQTITVEMSGDRERVEGLINMLKPHGIKSLCRSGMIALKRGDE from the coding sequence ATGACCCAGACCATATCCGCCTTGACCAAAAACAAACCCGGAGTTTTGGCCGACATGGCCCAGGCCATCCGTAAACACAACGTGAACATCCGCAGCATCTCCGCCGGAGAGACCGAGGATCCGGACATCTCCCGGCTGACCATCGGCCTGGACGGCACCGACGAGGACGTTCAGCGGATCACCGAGGACATGGCAGCGATGGACGTGATCATCGGCATGGACGATCTGCGGCGCAAGGAATTCGTGGACCGGGAGCTGGTTCTGGTCAAAGTGGCCATGGACCCGGCCAACACCACCCAGATCATGCAGATTTTCGAGGTGTTCCGGGCCAACGTGGTGGGCATGGGCAGGCAAACCATCACCGTGGAGATGAGCGGGGACCGGGAGCGGGTGGAAGGGTTGATCAACATGCTCAAGCCTCATGGCATCAAGAGCCTGTGCCGCTCCGGGATGATCGCCCTCAAGCGAGGGGACGAATGA